From one Suricata suricatta isolate VVHF042 chromosome 8, meerkat_22Aug2017_6uvM2_HiC, whole genome shotgun sequence genomic stretch:
- the ZG16 gene encoding zymogen granule membrane protein 16, translating to MKLLSPPVQARSSSYNGEYGGGGGQRFSHSGYQLEGPITAIRIRQDNTCIVGLQVRYGKMWSDYVGGTEGDLEEIFLHPGEVVIQVSGKYDSYVRQLVFVTDKGRKMSFGTDIGTSFTAIPLYPKTGLRFISGRAGSLIDAIGLHWDVCLKN from the exons CTCCTGTCCCCTCCAGTTCAGGCTAGGTCCTCCTCCTACAATGGAGAGTATGGAGGCGGTGGAGGCCAGCGATTCTCCCATTCTGGTTACCAGCTGGAGGGCCCCATCACCGCCATCCGCATCCGCCAGGACAACACCTGCATCGTAGG GCTCCAGGTGCGCTATGGCAAGATGTGGAGTGACTATGTGGGTGGCACCGAGGGGGACCTGGAGGAGATTTTCCTGCACCCTGGGGAGGTAGTGATCCAGGTGTCTGGCAAGTACGACAGCTACGTGAGGCAGCTGGTCTTTGTGACTGACAAAGGCCGGAAGATGTCTTTTGGCACAGACATAGGCACGAGTTTCACCGCTATCCCCTTGTACCCCAAGACTGGGCTACGATTCATCAGCGGTCGTGCTGGCTCCCTCATCGATGCCATTGGCCTGCACTGGGATGTGTGCCTCAAGAACTGA